Sequence from the Streptosporangiales bacterium genome:
GCGATCCCGTACTTCTCCTTCGCGAGGACGGTGTCGGCCCAGGTCGCCAGGTCGACGGTACGGATCTTCATCGTGATGCCCGCCTTGGCGGCCGAGTCCTGGATGACCTGAGCCAGCACCTGGTAGTCGCTGCCGGCGTCGCTGTAGACGTACATCTCTCCGGCGTCGAACCCGTTCGGGTGCCCGGCGTCGGCGAGTAGCTGCTTGGCCTTGGCGATGTTCTGCTCGTCGTAAGACGCGGCGGCGTCGCTGAAGTCCGCCCTGCTGCTCGGCACGGGATTCGACGTCGGGGTGAAGATCCCGGGGAGCACCTTCTTGACCCCCGGGCGGTCGATGGCGTAGCTGAGTGCCTGGCGTACCCGCTTGTCCGACCACGGCTTCTCACGCGTGTTGACGAAGATCTCGTAGTAACCGCCCGGGACCTTGTCGCGCGGGACCTCGAGGGCCGCACCCCCCTTGGTGACCTGGTCGGTCTGCGCGTAGGACACCTCCGCCATCATGTCCACCTGGCCGCTCTGCAACTGCAGGAGAGCGGTGGACTGGTCCGGGATGACCTTGAACGTCACCTTGTCCAGGTAAGGCCGAGCGTCGCGCCAGTACCCGTCGTACTTCTCGAGCACGACCTGGTTGTTCGGGCTCCAGGACACGAACTTGAAGGGCCCGGACCCGATCGGCTCGGCGTTGTAGTCGGCCTTGGGACGTGCCGGTGCGACGAAGACGTCCTCGAGCGTGTTGAAGATCTCGATGTCCGGCTTGCTCAGCGCGAGGACGACGGTCAGCGGGTCCTTCGCCTCGACGGTCTCGACCGCACTCAGCAACGCCGACGTGCGTGACGCGGCCGGGTCCCGCGCCTGCTCGATCGAGAAGACCACGTCCTTGGACGTCAGCTTCGAACCGTCGTGGAACGTGACGCCGTCCTGGAGGTTCAGCGTTGCCGTCAGGCCGTCCTTCGACACGCTCCAGGTCTTGGCGATGGAGGGCTTCAGGGTGAAGTCGACGGGACTCCGTTCGATGAGCCGATCGTAGACGTTGACCAGCACATGGCGGTCGACCACCGAGGAGTACTGCCATGGATGCAGGCTGGTCGGGTCCGCGTTGACGGCTGCCACCAGCTCGCCGCCGGAGACGGGTTTGCCGGGGCCGCTTCCGCCGTTCGACGGCGACGCCGTCCCTCCGCCGGACGAGCAGCCGGTCAACGCCAGTCCGATCGCCAGCGTCACGCAGACGAGTCGTCGTCTGGCTGAGATACCCCTCATGGAAACTCCTTGGGTTCGGGCGAGCTGGAGGTCATACCGACTGCCTCACGAGCTTTCGCGCTCCGGAGGTGAGTTGCCGAGGATCGACCGCGTCCCGCAGCGCATCTCCGATGAGGCTGAGGCTCAGGACGGTGAGGAAGATCGCTCCGCCGGTGAAGATGCTGTAGGTGGGGCTCTGTGCCATGAAGCTCCTGGCCGTCTGCAGCATCCCGCCCCAGGCGGCCGTCGGCGGCTGGACTCCGAGACCGAGATAGCTCAACGAGGCCTCGATGAGCACCGCGGTGGCGAAGGTGAGGGTGAACTGGACGGTGGCGATGGGAACCACGTTGGGCAGGATCGCTCGGCGGATGATGAACAGGTTGGTGGCGCCGAACGATCGTGCGGCGGCGACGAAGTCGCGTTCCCGCAGGCTCAGCACCTCACCACGTATCAGGCGGGTGAACCGGGGAGCCTGGATCACACCGATGGCGATGACGAGGTTGACGGTGCTCGGCCCGGCGACGGCCACCACCGCCAGGGCCAGGATGATCCCGGGGAAGGCGAGTAGTGCATCGGTGAGTCTCATCGAGGCGGCATCCGCCCAGCTGCCGTAGAACCCGCTGAGCAGACCCCAGGGCATCCCGATCAGCAACGAGATCACGCTTGCCAGCACACCGACGGTGAGCGACGTGCGAGCCCCGTACAGGACGCGGCTGAAGATGTCGCGGCCCAACTCGTCAGTGCCGAACCAGTGCGCACCCGAGGGAGGTTGGAGGGGGATGCCGGCGAGCTCTCGCTCGGTGAACGGCGCCAGCAGCGGCGCCATGACGGCCACGAACATGAAGAGGAGGAAGACCACGGTCGCGAACACCGTGACGCGGTCGCGGAGGAACAGCCGGAGTGTTCGCCCCATGAGGAACCGCTGCCCGGTGCTCTGTGTCGCCGATCCCTCAGGCATGGGTGATCCTCGGGTCGATGACGCGATAGGAGATGTCGACGAGAGTGTTGACGACGACGAAGCTCAGTGCCGTGATCAGGACGGCGCCCTGGACGAGGTCGTAGGACCTACTGAGGATCGCCTGCACCATGAGCAGTCCGATGCCGGGCCAGTTGAAGACCTGCTCGACCACGACCAGGCCGCCGACGAGGAGACCGAACTGCATCCCGACGACCGTCACGAAGGGGAGCAGTGCGTTGCGAAGTGCGTGCTGGTACGACACGCGGCGTTCGGTCACGCCCTTGGCCTGGGCGGTACGGATGTAGTCCTGCCCGAGAGCCTCCAACATGCTGGCACGGAGGAAACGGATGAAGATGCCGGCGAGGATGACGCTCACGGCGACGGCTGGCAGCGTCACCGAACGGATGTAGCCGATCGGCGACTCGGCGAAGGGCACGTAGCCTCCGGCCGGGAACCAACCGAGAGCCTGCGAGAACAGCAGCAGGAGCAGGATCCCCAGCCAGAACGACGGGAGGCTGAACCCGACGATCGCCAACGCCCTGCTCACCTGGTCGACGACGGAGCCCGGCCGGACCGCGGACGCCTTGGCCAGCGGGATCGAGATCACGATCGCGAGGACGGTCGCGATCACGGCGAGCTCGAGCGTCCGCAGCAGCGGGCCGCCGAGCAGATCGAGGACCGGTTGACGGCCCTGCGCGTACGCCACCCCCAGGTCGCCGCGCAGGAGCCTGCCGAGCCAGGTCAGGTACTGCTCGAAGAGCGGCCTGTCGAGGCCCATCTCATGCCGGATCGCGGCGCGGGACTCCTTCGACGCGTCCACGCCGAGAGTGATCGCCGCGGGATCTCCAGGAAGCACCCTGAAGAGGAAGAACGTCGTGGTCGCCACGAGCCACATGACCAGAACCGTCTGCCCCGCTCTCAGCAGCAGATAGCGAGGCATTATCGCCGACCCACCCGTACGGCCTCGGGATTCAGGACGCGAGGCACGACTCCCGACCGCTCGAACTCGAGCGCGATCTCGGCCGCGGTGCGACCCAGCTGATCCCTGGCGGCACCGGAGTACCAGGCCACGTGCGGGGTGACGACGACGTCGTCGCGCCGGAGCAGCGAGACGCACCGCGAGACGTCTGGTTCCTCGTCGAGCACGTCGAGGCCCGCGCCGGAGACCAACCCCGCCTCGAGGGCGTGTTCGAGCGCCGGGGTGTCGACCAGTGCGCCTCTGGCCGTGTTGACGATGATCGGGGATCGACGCATCCTGCCGAACGCCTCGGCGTTCAACAGGTGGCGGTTCTCCGGCGTCGAAGGGACATGCAGGCTGATGACGTCGCTGAGCTCGAGGAGCTCGGTCAACGACACCGAACGGGCCGTGACCGCAGCGAACCTCTCGGCCGGCGCCCACGGATCATGGGCGATGACCGACATTCCCAGCGCCGTCACACGGGCGGCCACGGCCGAGCCGATGGCGCCGAGACCGACCAGTCCACAGGTACGACCGCTGAGTCGACCCACCGGGAGATACGAGGCGTCCGCCCAGTCGGACTCGTTCTGGCGGACGAAGTACGTGAGGCGTCTCGCGGCAGCGAGCATCAGCAGCAGCGAGTGGTCGGCGACCTCCTGGATTCCGTAGTCCGTGACGTTCGTGACCATCACGCCTCGTCGGGTCGCCTCGTCGATGTCGATCTTCTCGACGCCGACGCCGGCGCGGACGAGGAGCTCGAGCCGGGGAAGGCGGGCGAGGACCTCCCGGGTCACGGGGCTCCCGCCCACGATCAGCACCTCGGACCCTGCCGCCCTGTCGAAGTCACTGTCGGCGGGCTCTTCGGCAAGGACGCTGTACGACGCTCCCGCCTCGTCGAGGTGCAGCCGTGTCGCGGGAAGGAACGGCGCACCCGCGCTCCAGACGGCGATCATCTCCGCCGCCTGAGGCCATCGAAGCCACACATAGGACGCTGTTCCATGTGGAGGGACTGTAATGACGGCTGACTCGGCACGTCAAGATATGCCTGCAGATACGCGCAGTAGACGCGACCTGACCTGTCGTCTGCGTGACTTGCGTAGGAGCCCAGGCCGTCTACGTGTCGACATGGAACACTTTGCCATGCTCTTGCCAGGGCGCTGTCCGACCGTCTAATCTCCGGTCAACACCCACGAGCAGAACGCGATCGCGCGGCCGGGTCGCCGACTCGATCCGCTGGATTGGAGACCTGATGCCTTCGGCGATCAGCACCGTCGCGCCCGAGGTGGCACCGCGCGGGAGGGCGCTTGCCGACGCCGCGGAGCGACTGATCCCCGGTGGCGTCAACTCGGCGACTCGCTCCATCGGTGTCCCCTACGCGTTCAGCTCAGGAGACGGCGCGAACCTGGTCGATGCCGACGGCCGCAGCTACGTCGACTACCACGCCGCCTTCGGCGCCATCCTGCTCGGCTACCGGTGCGACCTCGTGGACGAGGCCGTCCACCGGGCCGTCCGCGACGCCAAGTTCTTCGGCATCGGAGTGACCGATCTCGAGGTCGAGCTTGCCCGACGGGTCGTCGACGCGATCCCGTCGGCGGAGATGATGATCGCCACCATGAGTGGATCCGAGGCCGTCTCGCAGGCCGTGCGACTGGCCAGAGCCGCCACCGGTCGCCCCCTTCTGGTCAAGTTCCAGGGTGGATTCCACGGTTCGAACGACGCGGTGGCACGCAACGTGATCTCCGCTCCGGAGAAGGCCTACGGCGATGATCCCCTGTCGGCAGGGATCCTCCCGGACGCCTTCCACTCGACGTTGGTGGCCGAGTTCAACGATCTCGAGTCGGTGCGCACCCTGTTCGAGCTGCACCCGGATCGGATCGCGGCTGTCATCCTCGAGCCGATCCCGCACAACGTCGGGGCGTTGCTCCCCACGGCAGCGTTCGTGGAAGGACTGCGAGCACTCACCTCGGACAACGGCGCGCTGCTGGTCTTCGACGAGGTCATCACCGGCTTCCGGCACGCGTTCGGCGGGTACCAGGAGATCTGCGGCGTCCACCCGGACCTGACCACGTTCGGCAAGGGCATGGCCAACGGCTATCCGATCGGAGGTCTCGCCGGTTCGAGGCACCTGATGGAGCGCTTCGACGGCCGCGGTGGCGACGTGCTCCTCGCCGGCACCTTCAACGGCCATCCGGTGGGCGTCGGCGCAGCCATCGCCACCATCGACTACCTCGCCGGGAATCCGAGCTTCTACCAACGGACGTACGAGCTCGGTGACGCGATGCGCAGCGGGCTGCGTGACATCGTCACCGAGCTCGACATCGAGGCCACGGTCGCCGGGTTCGGTGGTGTGTTCTCGCTGTACTTCACGTCCGGCCCGATCCGGGGCTACCGCGACCTGATGTCCAACGACGATGTCGCGTACTCCACCTTCCACCGGCGCATGACCGACGCAGGCTTCCTGATGATTCCGCTCGCTCTCAAGAGGAACCACGTGTCCGGCGCGCACACGCGTGAGCACATCGACGACACGTTGACGGCGGCACGTTCGGTGTTGAAGGGCATGCGCGACGACGGGACCATCGGCGCCGCTCGGCGTTGACCGGCGTTGACCTGTGGGTCATCGCGCAGCCGTACCTCACGCGTCGGGCGGCCAGGCTCCGACCGCACGAGTGACACGGCATCCGGACACAGAACGTCCGCAATGGGCTCTACGGTGGCGCCATGACCGACAGCGACTACCCGTGGGAGCCCCCACTCGCCGGCACCGAGCTCGAGCACCTGATCGGTGCGCTCGACCGCCTGCGCACGACCTTCCGCTGGAAGGCCGACGACCTCGACGCGGCCGGACTGCAGACCCGCATCGGCGCCTCCTCGCTGACCCTCGGCGGCCTGCTCAAGCATCTTGCTGCCGTGGAGGACTACATCTTCACCGCCAAGCTGACCGGGGATCCGATCGGCGCGCCGTGGGACACCACCGACTGGGACGGCAGCAACGACTGGGAGTTCGCCTCCGCCACCGACGACACCCCCGACCAGCTCTACGCGCTCTGGGACGGCGCCGTCGAACGGTCCCGCGCGAGGCTCCACGCGGCCTTGGCCGACGGCGGGCTCGACCAGCTCGTCCACGTCTCCGGGCCCGACGGTCGCCATGCCAGCCTGCGTCGGCTCGTCTGCGACCTGATCGAGGAGTACGGCAGGCACACCGGGCACGCCGACCTGCTCCGCGAGGCGGTCGACGGTCTGGCCGGCGAGGACCCGCCGGCCGGATGGCGCGTGAGCAGGCCGACGGAGCGGAGCACATCACCGAGGACACCGCGTGAGGGGTGATCCTGACGGGATGCACCTGGACTTCACCGGCGACATCTGGCACTGGCGGGGCCCGTCGCCGTACTACTTCGTCTCGGTGCCGGACGAGGAGTGCCTCGACCTGCACGCGGTGTCCAAGGCCGTGACCTACGGCTGGGGGATGATCCCGGTCCGGGCGCGGATCGGTGCCACCGAGTGGGCGACCTCGCTGTTCCCCAAGGACGGGCTGTACGTCCTACCGGTGAAGGATGCGGTGCGCCGGACCGAAG
This genomic interval carries:
- a CDS encoding ABC transporter permease subunit, whose amino-acid sequence is MPEGSATQSTGQRFLMGRTLRLFLRDRVTVFATVVFLLFMFVAVMAPLLAPFTERELAGIPLQPPSGAHWFGTDELGRDIFSRVLYGARTSLTVGVLASVISLLIGMPWGLLSGFYGSWADAASMRLTDALLAFPGIILALAVVAVAGPSTVNLVIAIGVIQAPRFTRLIRGEVLSLRERDFVAAARSFGATNLFIIRRAILPNVVPIATVQFTLTFATAVLIEASLSYLGLGVQPPTAAWGGMLQTARSFMAQSPTYSIFTGGAIFLTVLSLSLIGDALRDAVDPRQLTSGARKLVRQSV
- a CDS encoding ABC transporter permease subunit, encoding MPRYLLLRAGQTVLVMWLVATTTFFLFRVLPGDPAAITLGVDASKESRAAIRHEMGLDRPLFEQYLTWLGRLLRGDLGVAYAQGRQPVLDLLGGPLLRTLELAVIATVLAIVISIPLAKASAVRPGSVVDQVSRALAIVGFSLPSFWLGILLLLLFSQALGWFPAGGYVPFAESPIGYIRSVTLPAVAVSVILAGIFIRFLRASMLEALGQDYIRTAQAKGVTERRVSYQHALRNALLPFVTVVGMQFGLLVGGLVVVEQVFNWPGIGLLMVQAILSRSYDLVQGAVLITALSFVVVNTLVDISYRVIDPRITHA
- a CDS encoding C-terminal binding protein — protein: MIAVWSAGAPFLPATRLHLDEAGASYSVLAEEPADSDFDRAAGSEVLIVGGSPVTREVLARLPRLELLVRAGVGVEKIDIDEATRRGVMVTNVTDYGIQEVADHSLLLMLAAARRLTYFVRQNESDWADASYLPVGRLSGRTCGLVGLGAIGSAVAARVTALGMSVIAHDPWAPAERFAAVTARSVSLTELLELSDVISLHVPSTPENRHLLNAEAFGRMRRSPIIVNTARGALVDTPALEHALEAGLVSGAGLDVLDEEPDVSRCVSLLRRDDVVVTPHVAWYSGAARDQLGRTAAEIALEFERSGVVPRVLNPEAVRVGRR
- a CDS encoding aminotransferase class III-fold pyridoxal phosphate-dependent enzyme, with product MPSAISTVAPEVAPRGRALADAAERLIPGGVNSATRSIGVPYAFSSGDGANLVDADGRSYVDYHAAFGAILLGYRCDLVDEAVHRAVRDAKFFGIGVTDLEVELARRVVDAIPSAEMMIATMSGSEAVSQAVRLARAATGRPLLVKFQGGFHGSNDAVARNVISAPEKAYGDDPLSAGILPDAFHSTLVAEFNDLESVRTLFELHPDRIAAVILEPIPHNVGALLPTAAFVEGLRALTSDNGALLVFDEVITGFRHAFGGYQEICGVHPDLTTFGKGMANGYPIGGLAGSRHLMERFDGRGGDVLLAGTFNGHPVGVGAAIATIDYLAGNPSFYQRTYELGDAMRSGLRDIVTELDIEATVAGFGGVFSLYFTSGPIRGYRDLMSNDDVAYSTFHRRMTDAGFLMIPLALKRNHVSGAHTREHIDDTLTAARSVLKGMRDDGTIGAARR
- a CDS encoding DUF664 domain-containing protein encodes the protein MTDSDYPWEPPLAGTELEHLIGALDRLRTTFRWKADDLDAAGLQTRIGASSLTLGGLLKHLAAVEDYIFTAKLTGDPIGAPWDTTDWDGSNDWEFASATDDTPDQLYALWDGAVERSRARLHAALADGGLDQLVHVSGPDGRHASLRRLVCDLIEEYGRHTGHADLLREAVDGLAGEDPPAGWRVSRPTERSTSPRTPREG
- a CDS encoding DUF1905 domain-containing protein, which codes for MHLDFTGDIWHWRGPSPYYFVSVPDEECLDLHAVSKAVTYGWGMIPVRARIGATEWATSLFPKDGLYVLPVKDAVRRTEGLDEGDTVTVRLVVDVSPR